The following proteins are encoded in a genomic region of Variovorax paradoxus:
- a CDS encoding urate hydroxylase PuuD: MESYYLDWANLLLRWVHVITAIAWIGASFYFVMLDNSLEKPQDPESLDKGVGGEQWAVHGGGFYNMQKYALAPRKLPDHLHWSYWESYSTWLTGFALFTMSYLWNASTYLIDKSKMDWQPGAAIGVALAFFVVFWMVYDGICQVFGRRKNGDTIVGVLIAVFIVFATWLACQWFAGRAAFLLVGAMMATTMSGNVFFWIIPGQRKNVQALREGRPVDPVHGQRGKQRSVHNTYFTLPVLFAMLSNHYSFTYTHKYNWVVLLLIMLGGAAIRQFFVVRHRFKLGNAGNPLPYALIGIVVLGLTIVWMKPEPAAAPAASAAAPAVAFKDVQKVLEQRCFMCHGAATQMKNVRVDTPDQVAAHAQAIYQQVVVTKIMPMNNATGITDEERALIGRWFQAGAKTN; the protein is encoded by the coding sequence ATGGAAAGCTACTACCTCGACTGGGCCAACCTGCTGCTGCGCTGGGTCCATGTCATCACCGCCATCGCCTGGATCGGCGCCTCCTTCTACTTCGTGATGCTGGACAACAGCCTCGAGAAGCCGCAGGACCCCGAGTCGCTCGACAAGGGCGTGGGCGGCGAGCAGTGGGCCGTGCACGGCGGCGGCTTCTACAACATGCAGAAGTACGCGCTGGCGCCCAGGAAGCTGCCGGACCACCTGCATTGGTCGTACTGGGAGAGCTACAGCACGTGGCTCACGGGCTTTGCGCTCTTCACCATGTCGTACCTTTGGAACGCCAGCACCTACCTGATCGACAAGTCGAAGATGGACTGGCAGCCCGGTGCCGCCATCGGCGTGGCGCTGGCCTTCTTCGTCGTGTTCTGGATGGTGTACGACGGCATCTGCCAGGTCTTCGGCCGCCGCAAGAACGGCGACACCATCGTCGGCGTGCTGATCGCGGTCTTCATCGTCTTCGCGACCTGGCTGGCCTGCCAGTGGTTCGCGGGCCGTGCGGCCTTCTTGCTCGTGGGGGCGATGATGGCCACCACGATGAGCGGCAACGTGTTCTTCTGGATCATTCCGGGCCAGCGCAAGAACGTGCAGGCGCTGCGCGAAGGGCGCCCGGTCGACCCGGTGCACGGCCAGCGCGGCAAGCAGCGCAGCGTGCACAACACGTATTTCACGCTGCCGGTGCTGTTCGCGATGCTGAGCAACCACTACAGCTTCACCTACACGCACAAGTACAACTGGGTGGTGCTGCTGCTGATCATGCTCGGCGGCGCGGCCATTCGGCAGTTCTTCGTGGTGCGGCACCGCTTCAAGCTCGGCAACGCGGGCAACCCGCTGCCTTATGCGCTGATCGGCATCGTGGTGCTGGGGCTCACCATCGTGTGGATGAAGCCGGAGCCGGCGGCCGCGCCGGCCGCTTCGGCCGCGGCACCCGCCGTGGCTTTCAAGGATGTGCAGAAGGTGCTCGAGCAGCGCTGCTTCATGTGCCATGGCGCGGCCACGCAGATGAAGAACGTGCGCGTCGATACGCCCGACCAGGTGGCGGCGCATGCACAGGCCATCTACCAGCAGGTCGTCGTGACGAAGATCATGCCGATGAACAACGCGACCGGCATCACCGACGAAGAACGGGCGCTGATCGGCCGGTGGTTCCAGGCCGGGGCCAAGACGAACTAG
- a CDS encoding glycerate kinase type-2 family protein yields MTASTSSIGPAPDPREAPRAFLEHLYRVAVDRALPLSTLGAHLPKPPKGRTLVLGAGKAGGSMVQALEALWPANAPLSGLVVTRYDHIPPRPEGVPQRIELVEAAHPVPDAAGQQAAERILALTQGLTADDLVLCLISGGGSSLLVLPAEGLTLADKQRINKQLLDSGAHIGEMNCVRKHLSRIKGGRLAAACAPARVVTLTISDVPGDDAAVIASGPTVPDATTCAEALAILDRYGIEVPGPVRAQLESGELETPKPGDAVFAGHEVHMIATPQQSLEAAAGAARAAGIEAHILSDEIEGESREVGKVHAALARAVAQRGQPFARPCVILSGGETTVTIRPRQPGQAKGRGGRAGELCMGLAGALMGQPQVWALAADTDGIDGVEDNAGAFVTPDTLARATAAGKKLSNHLDRNDAYGYFDAIGDLFVTGPTNTNVNDFRALLVL; encoded by the coding sequence ATGACCGCATCGACCTCGTCCATCGGGCCCGCGCCCGATCCGCGCGAAGCACCGCGCGCTTTTCTCGAACATCTGTACCGCGTGGCGGTGGACCGCGCGCTGCCGCTGTCCACCCTGGGCGCCCACCTGCCGAAGCCGCCGAAGGGCCGCACGCTGGTGCTCGGCGCCGGCAAGGCCGGCGGCTCGATGGTGCAGGCGCTCGAAGCCCTGTGGCCGGCCAACGCGCCGCTCTCGGGCCTGGTCGTCACGCGCTACGACCACATTCCGCCCCGTCCCGAAGGCGTGCCGCAGCGCATCGAACTCGTCGAGGCCGCGCATCCCGTGCCCGATGCGGCCGGGCAGCAGGCGGCCGAGCGCATCCTCGCGCTCACGCAGGGGCTCACGGCCGACGACCTCGTGCTGTGCCTGATCTCGGGCGGCGGCTCCTCGCTGCTGGTGCTGCCGGCCGAAGGCCTCACGCTGGCCGACAAGCAGCGCATCAACAAGCAACTGCTCGACAGCGGCGCCCACATCGGCGAGATGAACTGCGTGCGCAAGCATCTCTCGCGCATCAAGGGCGGCCGTCTTGCGGCAGCCTGCGCGCCGGCGCGCGTGGTGACGCTCACCATCAGCGACGTCCCGGGCGACGACGCAGCCGTGATCGCGAGCGGCCCGACCGTGCCCGATGCGACCACCTGCGCCGAGGCGCTGGCCATTCTCGACCGCTACGGCATCGAGGTGCCGGGCCCCGTGCGTGCGCAGCTCGAAAGCGGCGAACTCGAAACCCCCAAGCCGGGCGATGCGGTGTTCGCGGGCCATGAGGTCCACATGATCGCCACGCCGCAGCAGTCGCTCGAAGCGGCGGCCGGTGCGGCGCGCGCGGCAGGTATCGAAGCGCACATCCTCAGCGACGAAATCGAAGGCGAATCGCGCGAGGTCGGCAAGGTACATGCCGCGCTGGCGCGCGCCGTGGCGCAGCGCGGCCAGCCGTTCGCGCGGCCCTGCGTCATTCTGTCGGGCGGTGAAACCACGGTCACGATCCGCCCGCGCCAGCCCGGCCAGGCCAAGGGCCGCGGCGGCCGGGCCGGCGAACTGTGCATGGGGCTGGCCGGTGCGCTGATGGGCCAGCCGCAGGTCTGGGCGCTGGCCGCCGACACCGACGGCATCGACGGCGTGGAAGACAACGCCGGAGCCTTCGTGACGCCCGACACGCTGGCGCGCGCCACCGCCGCCGGGAAGAAGCTGTCGAACCATCTCGACCGCAACGACGCCTACGGCTACTTCGACGCCATCGGCGACCTGTTCGTGACGGGGCCGACGAACACCAACGTCAACGACTTTCGCGCACTGCTGGTGCTGTAG
- a CDS encoding phospholipid scramblase-related protein produces MHAALRNNLFFIKEHVGIFKAANNYDIFDPQSQQKILECREPNLGFFSKLLRFTDYKRFTPFDVVVSTPEGQKVLSVKRGVSFLLSKVQVLDGNDRVVGSFRQKLFSIGGKFDVFDAQEQVACTLKGTWTSWDFRFVKGGAEFAAVSKKWAGLGKELFTTADNYMLSIDPGVPAGDSRRLLIVAAVMCIDMVLKE; encoded by the coding sequence ATGCACGCAGCACTTCGCAACAACCTGTTTTTCATCAAGGAACACGTCGGCATCTTCAAGGCGGCCAACAACTACGACATCTTCGATCCGCAATCCCAGCAGAAGATTCTCGAATGCCGCGAGCCGAACCTCGGCTTCTTCAGCAAGCTGCTGCGCTTCACCGACTACAAGCGTTTCACGCCCTTCGACGTGGTGGTGTCCACGCCCGAAGGCCAGAAGGTGCTGTCCGTCAAGCGCGGCGTGTCCTTCCTCCTGTCGAAGGTACAGGTGCTGGACGGCAATGACCGGGTCGTCGGCTCGTTCAGGCAAAAGCTCTTCTCCATCGGCGGCAAGTTCGACGTGTTCGATGCGCAGGAGCAGGTGGCCTGCACGCTCAAGGGCACCTGGACCAGCTGGGATTTCCGCTTCGTGAAGGGCGGGGCCGAATTCGCCGCCGTCTCCAAGAAATGGGCGGGCCTGGGCAAGGAGCTGTTCACCACCGCCGACAACTACATGCTGTCCATCGACCCGGGCGTGCCGGCCGGTGACAGCCGGCGCCTGCTGATCGTGGCGGCGGTGATGTGCATCGACATGGTGCTCAAGGAGTGA
- a CDS encoding NAD-dependent succinate-semialdehyde dehydrogenase, whose product MTATYTDTRLLIDNEWVDATGGKTLDVVNPATGKAIGKVAHASIADLDRALAAAQRGFEKWRNTPANERAAIMRRAAGLIRERAPEIAKLLTQEQGKPLAEAKGETLAAADIIEWFADEGRRVYGRIVPSRNLAAQQLVIKEPLGPVAAFTPWNFPINQIVRKLGAALATGCSFLVKAPEETPASPAALLQAFVDAGIPPGTVGLVFGNPAEISNYLISHPIIRKVTFTGSTPVGKQLAALAGSHMKRVTMELGGHAPVIVAEDADVALAVKAAGAAKFRNAGQVCISPTRFLVHNSLREEFARTLVKYTEGLKLGDGLAEGTTLGPLANARRLTAMAHVLDDARKKGATVAAGGERIGDTGNFFAPTVLTDVPLDADVFNNEPFGPIAAIRGFDTLEEAIAEANRLPFGLAGYAFTKSIKNAHLLSQKLELGMLWINQPAAPSPEMPFGGVKDSGYGSEGGPEALEAYLNTKAVSIMSI is encoded by the coding sequence ATGACCGCCACTTACACCGACACCCGCCTGCTGATCGACAACGAATGGGTCGACGCCACCGGCGGCAAGACGCTGGACGTCGTGAACCCCGCCACGGGCAAGGCCATCGGCAAGGTGGCGCACGCCAGCATTGCCGACCTCGACCGCGCCCTGGCCGCCGCCCAGCGCGGCTTCGAAAAATGGCGCAACACGCCCGCCAACGAGCGCGCCGCCATCATGCGCCGCGCCGCCGGTCTGATCCGCGAACGCGCCCCCGAAATCGCCAAGCTGCTGACGCAGGAGCAGGGCAAGCCGCTCGCCGAAGCCAAGGGCGAAACGCTGGCCGCCGCCGACATCATCGAATGGTTCGCCGACGAAGGCCGCCGCGTCTACGGCCGCATCGTGCCCTCGCGCAACCTGGCCGCGCAGCAGCTGGTGATCAAGGAGCCGCTGGGCCCGGTCGCCGCGTTCACGCCGTGGAACTTCCCCATCAACCAGATCGTGCGCAAGCTCGGTGCCGCGCTGGCCACCGGCTGCTCGTTTTTGGTGAAGGCGCCCGAGGAAACCCCGGCCTCGCCCGCCGCGCTGCTGCAGGCTTTTGTCGATGCCGGCATTCCGCCCGGCACCGTGGGCCTGGTGTTCGGCAACCCGGCCGAAATCTCGAACTACCTGATCTCGCACCCGATCATCCGCAAGGTGACCTTCACGGGCTCCACCCCGGTCGGCAAGCAGCTGGCCGCGCTGGCCGGCTCGCACATGAAGCGCGTGACGATGGAACTGGGCGGCCACGCCCCGGTCATCGTGGCAGAAGACGCCGACGTGGCACTGGCCGTGAAGGCCGCCGGCGCCGCCAAGTTCCGCAATGCGGGCCAGGTCTGCATTTCGCCGACCCGCTTCCTGGTGCACAACAGCCTGCGCGAAGAATTCGCCCGCACGCTGGTCAAGTACACCGAAGGCCTGAAGCTCGGCGACGGCCTCGCCGAAGGCACGACCCTGGGCCCGCTCGCCAACGCACGCCGCCTCACGGCCATGGCCCATGTGCTGGACGATGCGCGCAAGAAGGGCGCGACCGTGGCCGCCGGCGGCGAACGCATCGGCGACACGGGCAACTTCTTCGCGCCCACCGTGCTGACCGATGTGCCGCTCGATGCCGACGTGTTCAACAACGAACCCTTCGGTCCCATCGCGGCCATCCGCGGCTTCGACACGCTCGAAGAAGCCATCGCAGAAGCCAACCGCCTGCCGTTCGGCCTGGCCGGTTACGCCTTCACCAAGTCGATCAAGAACGCGCACCTGCTGAGCCAGAAGCTCGAGCTCGGCATGCTGTGGATCAACCAGCCCGCCGCGCCGTCGCCGGAAATGCCGTTCGGCGGCGTGAAGGACTCGGGCTACGGTTCGGAAGGCGGCCCCGAGGCGCTCGAGGCTTACCTGAACACCAAGGCTGTTTCGATCATGAGCATCTAA
- the mgtA gene encoding magnesium-translocating P-type ATPase, translating to MKNVLKSVFESFLRSRRMLHHFERWQTMLGSKPVGVASATMPPDIAKALAAASQADASELLATLGSSPQGLDEDQALALRKRLGSNEVRHEQTLPWWTHLWQCYRNPFNLLLTVLALVSYVTEDMKAALVIGSMVGLSTVLRFLQESRSNMAAERLKAMVSNTATVLRPAPGATSAPRVEVPMRDLVPGDVIALSAGDMIPADCRLLGAKDLFISQSALTGEAMPVEKFPIDRGSREAGVLERENLLFMGTSVISGTATALIVHTGSRTFFGALAQRVAAADQGTSAFQAGINRVSWVLIRFMLVMAPLVLVINGVTKGDWWEAALFALSIAVGLTPEMLPMIVTATLAKGAVVMSRQKVIVKRLEAIHNFGAMDVLCTDKTGTLTQDRIVLERHTNAWGEASDHVLQLAYLNSFHQTGLKNLLDKAVLNHAEMRLETQLQTAWRKIDEVPFDFSRRRMSVVVENGGSEHLLICKGALEEILSVCTAVERGAEVLSLDGNLLASIHRVASELNAQGLRVVAVASRALRADARKPAYGVADESGLTLLGYVAFLDPPKESTAPALRALADHGVAVKVLTGDNELVARKVCGDVGIEAGHVVLGREIEALDDARLRTLVEQHQVFAKLTPAHKERIVHALHANGHVVGFMGDGINDAPALRAADIGISVDGAVDVAKESADIILLEKSLMVLEQGVIEGRRTFANMLKYIKLTASSNFGNVFSVLVASAFLPFLPMLPLHLLVQNLLYDVSQIAIPFDNVDPEFLRKPQSWNPADLGRFMLFFGPLSSVFDILTYAVMWFAFSANTVANQTLFQSGWFIEGLLSQTLIVHLIRTRKIPFLQSRAAWPLLAMGAAIAAAGIWLPMGRLAHYFRLQALPLAYFPWLAAMLAGYAALTQTVKGWYARQYGWQ from the coding sequence ATGAAGAACGTCCTGAAGTCCGTGTTCGAGAGCTTCCTGCGCAGCCGCCGCATGCTGCATCACTTCGAGCGCTGGCAGACGATGCTGGGCTCGAAGCCCGTCGGCGTAGCCTCCGCCACCATGCCGCCCGACATCGCGAAGGCGCTGGCCGCTGCATCGCAGGCCGATGCAAGCGAGCTGCTCGCCACGCTCGGCAGCTCGCCGCAGGGCCTGGACGAAGACCAGGCACTGGCGCTGCGCAAGCGCCTCGGCAGCAACGAGGTGCGCCACGAACAGACACTGCCGTGGTGGACGCACCTGTGGCAGTGCTACCGCAATCCGTTCAACCTGCTGCTCACGGTGCTGGCGCTGGTGTCGTACGTCACCGAGGACATGAAGGCCGCGCTCGTGATCGGCAGCATGGTGGGGCTGTCGACGGTGCTGCGCTTTCTGCAGGAGTCGCGCTCCAACATGGCGGCCGAGCGGCTCAAGGCGATGGTGAGCAACACCGCCACGGTGCTGCGGCCCGCGCCCGGCGCGACGAGTGCGCCGCGCGTCGAAGTGCCGATGCGCGACCTGGTGCCGGGCGACGTGATCGCGTTGTCGGCCGGCGACATGATTCCGGCCGACTGCCGCCTGCTGGGCGCCAAGGACCTGTTCATCAGCCAGTCCGCATTGACGGGCGAAGCCATGCCGGTCGAAAAATTTCCCATCGACCGGGGCAGCCGCGAAGCCGGTGTGCTGGAGCGCGAGAACCTTCTGTTCATGGGCACCAGCGTGATCAGCGGAACCGCCACCGCGCTGATCGTGCACACCGGCAGCCGCACTTTTTTCGGTGCGCTCGCCCAGCGCGTGGCCGCCGCCGACCAGGGCACCAGCGCATTCCAGGCCGGCATCAACCGCGTGAGCTGGGTGCTGATCCGCTTCATGCTGGTGATGGCGCCGCTGGTGCTGGTGATCAACGGCGTGACCAAAGGCGACTGGTGGGAAGCGGCGCTGTTCGCGCTGTCGATCGCCGTCGGCCTCACGCCCGAAATGCTGCCGATGATCGTGACCGCCACGCTCGCCAAGGGCGCGGTCGTGATGTCGCGCCAGAAGGTGATCGTGAAGCGGCTCGAAGCCATTCACAACTTTGGCGCGATGGACGTGCTGTGCACCGACAAGACCGGCACGCTGACGCAGGACCGCATCGTGCTGGAGCGCCATACCAACGCCTGGGGCGAAGCCTCGGACCATGTGCTGCAGCTGGCCTACCTGAACAGCTTTCACCAGACGGGTCTCAAGAACCTGCTCGACAAGGCCGTGCTGAACCACGCCGAGATGCGGCTCGAGACACAGCTGCAGACGGCCTGGCGCAAGATCGACGAAGTGCCATTCGACTTCTCGCGCCGCCGCATGTCGGTGGTGGTGGAGAACGGCGGCAGCGAGCACCTGCTGATCTGCAAGGGTGCGCTGGAAGAAATCCTGTCGGTGTGCACCGCCGTCGAACGCGGCGCGGAAGTGCTGTCGCTCGATGGCAATTTGCTGGCGAGCATTCACCGTGTGGCGTCCGAACTGAATGCCCAGGGGCTGCGGGTGGTGGCCGTCGCCAGCCGCGCACTGAGAGCCGATGCCCGCAAGCCTGCCTACGGCGTGGCCGACGAATCAGGGCTCACGCTGCTGGGGTACGTGGCTTTCCTCGATCCGCCGAAGGAATCGACCGCGCCCGCGCTGCGTGCCTTGGCGGACCATGGCGTGGCGGTGAAGGTGCTCACGGGCGACAACGAACTGGTCGCACGCAAGGTTTGCGGCGACGTGGGCATCGAGGCCGGTCATGTGGTGCTCGGCCGCGAGATCGAAGCGCTGGACGACGCGAGATTGCGCACGCTGGTCGAGCAGCACCAGGTGTTCGCCAAGCTCACGCCGGCGCACAAGGAGCGCATCGTGCACGCGCTGCATGCGAACGGGCACGTGGTCGGCTTCATGGGCGACGGCATCAACGATGCGCCGGCGCTGCGTGCGGCGGACATCGGCATTTCGGTGGACGGCGCGGTGGACGTGGCCAAGGAATCGGCGGACATCATCCTGCTCGAGAAGAGCCTGATGGTGCTGGAGCAAGGCGTGATCGAAGGACGCCGCACCTTCGCCAACATGCTCAAGTACATCAAGCTCACGGCGAGCTCGAATTTCGGCAACGTGTTCTCGGTGCTGGTGGCGAGTGCGTTCCTGCCATTCTTGCCGATGCTGCCGCTGCATCTCTTGGTGCAGAACCTGCTCTATGACGTGTCGCAGATCGCGATTCCATTCGACAACGTCGACCCCGAGTTCCTGCGCAAGCCGCAAAGCTGGAACCCCGCCGACCTGGGCCGCTTCATGTTGTTCTTCGGCCCGCTGAGCTCGGTGTTCGACATCCTGACCTACGCCGTGATGTGGTTCGCGTTCTCGGCGAACACGGTCGCGAACCAGACTTTGTTCCAGTCGGGCTGGTTCATCGAAGGGCTTCTCTCGCAAACGCTGATCGTGCATCTGATCCGCACGCGAAAAATCCCGTTCCTGCAGAGCCGCGCCGCATGGCCGCTGCTGGCGATGGGCGCCGCCATTGCCGCGGCCGGTATCTGGCTGCCGATGGGGCGGCTCGCGCATTACTTCAGGCTGCAAGCGCTTCCGCTGGCCTACTTCCCATGGCTGGCCGCAATGCTGGCTGGGTATGCGGCGCTCACGCAGACGGTCAAGGGCTGGTATGCGCGGCAGTATGGGTGGCAGTGA